The DNA window TTAGATATTGGGAATGTCAGAATTAGTCGGGAATGTAAAATTCCCAAATTACCCCTTAGTGCCATTATAACTTTTAGTGTTGGAAgggcaaaatagtcattttgccTAAGtgagttttgtcttttgtggattttatttaaagtttaatAATATGAATTTTTGGTTAAGTTTATGCTGATTATTAAGCAAGGGAAAATCAATtctttttctcattttattgaaaaataaaaaattagacaaaatttgcattttctctcaagtctctctctctctcttttggcCACCCTTAGAGCAGCTAGGCTTGTTTTCGCTCCTTCAATTCTGTGTTTTCCAGCAGCTCAAAGTGTAATCCAAGCCAAGGTATAATTTCTAGCAACctcctttttgtttttttgagtTGTAAGGAAAGAAAATAGTTTTGCATGTTGTTGAGTTTTAGTtgctgttgttgctgttgttgtttGAAGGTTGTTTCTGtagttattttatgtttgtttgagtTGATTGGAAGTGGTTTTAGGTGCTGTTATGTTGTTTGAGCAAGCTttggagttttgaactcaagcttggctcattAATGGTAGATTTTGATTATGTTTTTGGGTAGTTATTTTGTTGCCTTGAATATGTTCTCTAGggtgtatagaacaggtctggaaagtttggattgAATTGGGATTGATTTGTGtgagttgttaattttttagtgtttcctgcactgaaccggaattctagTTCAGAgaggcctgtaggaaccggaattccggttggcttcGAGGATTTTTTTCCCAGAATCGGAACTCGGGTtgggggaaccggtctaccgattggggcaattttgggaaccctagttttttcaatttttgtgttatttagggtattgccatgttattcatcgatagggaaacttttagtttcaagtttaagtccccgggaagtgatttagcgcgtcgcttatcagtgttgtgattgatgtgatttagagcctgtaattcgccgagcagttgttccactcaggttgaccggcacacttgaattcggaatcgaggtaagattagtataacagtatgcatatgtatttgcatgtttagcgtgcatgttagtaagcctgttagattacattagatatgtatgttggctttcgtgctatttgacagtatcacatgggtacgactagagtatgactagcataccgagtataggctgatattatggtcgatagcaCAGTACTatttgacagtatcacatcggtacgactagagtatgactagcgtaccgagtataggctgatacaatatcacatcggtacggctagagtatgactagcgtaccgtgtgtaggctgatattatggtcaatagtaccgtcaTACGACCGTTCTAGACTCaataccgtgtgggacacggggattagggttatattcaggggtatgggcgtctgatcataatctgggatatatgtatgttatatgatttatacttttcttactgagtctgtcgactcacagtgctatgtttatgtgtaggtaagggcaatgCTAAagttgaggaaccgtgaggacgagtagatgaagattgtacatgtcggggcagttaggcctggagcgtacgatcctcgggacatcagggcttttgttgttagtccctgggcgacaaatattttgtaaatgaatagaaaacttttgtaaagtattttgtaaacgggatcctaaaatattttgtatgtaatactataagtttttaattaaataaacaaattttaattaatcacgattttcattaacctcgttgattagcaacgaggtgtacagtatgtttaaaatcacgttaacacgcctatgctagttagggtgttacaatttggtatcagagcccccaggttgtcttccgaagatcgtcacgacatgtacaatcatcatcagtagTTAGCTTGTTCCACAGGTCAGTAAGCTTTTactgctttagtagtttattttaatagtatgatttaagaaaagcctgttaggaagcatgttagtagcctgatagtagaataggcgcatgtttttaatttcccaataagcggcattagtaagttcTCGTTGATCATGATCTGACCATGctagctcttggttacgcatgttgttcagactagatggatgcCAGGCGAAATACCAGGAGTTAGGGCAACTCGGTCGGGTCAAATGAAGGATAGGGATCTCAGTTTCCCCTAAATGctcggggccgaggtagaggtgcCAGGGGTAGGGCACATGGTCAGGGTGAtgctaacccgccacaggcttcCCAAGCtactcaggaagcccagaacTGGGAAAAcaggtttgcagaaatgcaaacTAAAATCAACGAACAAGAAGAAGTGATTAGACAGttaagacagcagggtgctcctgcagtgcctgctcCAGAAATTCCAGTGccacctgcccctgctgtccAGGCCGAACCAGTGGTTGTAATGAATCGGATGGAGcctctgtatgaaaggttccgtaaGCAGGCACCTCTGGTTTTTCTGGGAGGGCCAGATGTTATGAAAGCCGAGTAGTGGCTAACTGTGATCACCAAGATATTGAATTTCATGGGCGTCACCGGAAATGATAGGGTGGTCTGTGCCACTTTTCAATTTCAAGAAGATGCTTtagtttggtgggacatggtgtccatgatACATGGCGTTACTACTATGACCTGAGAGAAATTCCAGGAGCTGTTTAATgccaagtactataatgaggccgtCAGAAGTgtcaagagaaaagagttcacTCACTTGACCCAGAAGGAAAACATGAGTGTTACAGAGTATACGACCCAGTTTGATCGTTTGGCGAGGTTCGCttcgggaatagtgccaaccaaTTTCAGTAAAAAGGAGAAACATCTGGATtggttaaatgcgaagattagACATGATCTAATGATTACTACGGACGACATaaccacctatgctgaaatggtggataaggcactgcgagctgagggtgcAGTTGGATGCATGACAGAGTCTGTTGGGACTCCAGTGGTTGGCGggactcctacccctcctgcatcaagttttagcaggggaggtagtggttcgccCATGGATCAGAAAAGGAAAGCATCCACTGCAACCGGTGGCTcaggtcagaacaagaggttctggggGAACCAGGGTCGAGGCAGTCGCCAGGGTAGTTCTGAGACCCGATAcacttacccagagtgccccagttgtaaaaggcaccatctgggggAGTGTAGAGGACAAgggtgctttcagtgtggcatgtcagggcattacaagagggattgcccTCAACTCAGAAATGAAGCACCAAAGGCTCCAGCGAAACCCACTCCAGCAAGGGTGTTCGCcataactcaggctgatgcagaagccagcccttcagtggtGACAGGTAAGCTTTCGGTCAACAACTTTTACTTCTCTGTATTGTTTGactctggggccacacattcttatgtggaagccagaatctttagtaaattggatagaccgcacgatagttatgaatcatggtttggaaccctattacctggcggacagttagttatctccaaaaggtggattaggtctatgccgatcagaattgacgatagggagttaagtgctgacctaatagaaatgagcttagtagatttttatatcatactgggaatggatttcttgtccaaatattcagccagtattgactgtaagaggaagatggtaatcttccaaccagaaggtgaaaaaccatttgtttttgtcggttcggttcagggatctcggaccCCAGTGATTTCGGCCTTATCAGCTAAAGAATTGTTGTGTGATGGAtgtctagggtttctggccgtggtattAGACACCATTCGGTCAGACTCTGTTCGGCCAaaagacatcaaggtggtttggGAATTTCTATatgtttttcctgaagaacttccgggtttaccacctcagcgggaaattgattttataattgatttggcacctggagcagAACTGGTCTCTAAAGCTCCTTATaaaatggctccagctgagctcaaagaattgaaaattcaactccaggggttacttgacatagggtttattcggcctagtgtgtcaccttggggagctccggtattgtttgtcaagaagaagttaccgggagttgaacaagttaacagtcaagaataaatatcctttacctaggatcgatgatctttttgatcaacttcaggggaagacagtcttttcaaagattgatctccgatcgggctatcatcagttgagaatccgagaggaggacattccaaagacggctttccgtactttgtatggacattatgaatttctggttatgtcgtttggactaaccaatgctcctatGGCATTcgtggacttgatgaatagagtattcaaggatttcctcgatatttgtgtaattgtgtttatcgacgatatCCTTGTGTattctcaatcagaagaggagcatgagctaCATCTCCGAATggttctgcaacggcttcgagaacacaagctttatgccaagttcaaaaagtgtgaattttggttctctcaggtgtcctttcgaggacacattgttagcaaggatgggatcaaggtggatccaggaAAGAAGTCAGAagtttcttgggtttagccAGTTATTATCGTCCGTTTgtagaagggttttctaaaatctcaacacccttaaccgagcttACTAAAAAGAATCAACGTTTTGtatggtcagacaagtgtgaagctagttttcaagagctgaaacagaggttgattacagctcctgtGTTAGCTTCGCCTTCCGACAAAGAAAAGTTCgtggtttattgcgatgcatccagacaaggtCTGGATGCGTGCTAATGCAAGCCGATTGGGTAATctcttatgcctcccgtcagttgaaggattatgagcagcgatatCCGACTCgtgatgtaacaccctaactagcataggcgtattacgtgatttttaaacgtactgtgcagctcgttgctaatca is part of the Cannabis sativa cultivar Pink pepper isolate KNU-18-1 chromosome 5, ASM2916894v1, whole genome shotgun sequence genome and encodes:
- the LOC133038422 gene encoding uncharacterized protein LOC133038422 — its product is MQTKINEQEEVIRQLRQQGAPAVPAPEIPVPPAPAVQAEPVVVMNRMEPLYERFRKQAPLELFNAKYYNEAVRSVKRKEFTHLTQKENMSVTEYTTQFDRLARFASGIVPTNFSKKEKHLDWLNAKIRHDLMITTDDITTYAEMVDKALRAEGAVGCMTESVGTPVKRKASTATGGSGQNKRFWGNQGRGSRQGSSETRYTYPECPSCKRHHLGECRGQGCFQCGMSGHYKRDCPQLRNEAPKAPAKPTPARVFAITQADAEASPSVVTGISDPSDFGLIS